The segment ATAACGATTTTCTTTCCCGCCGGTAATTCGCGTCGAAACCTCTCCATTCGGTTCCGAAAAATTTCTTCGGTGACTTGACCACCTCCGGCCCACTCAACTAGATATCCTTCTTTCGTAGCGGCGATGACAATGTCCGGCTCGACCGTCGAAGGAGTCATACCTCCGCCGAATATTGGGGGATGTTCCGCCCATACGGAATAGGCATTGCGTAGAAATTCTTTTCCTTCGGGCAACCTTACTATTTCCGGGGCAAATTCCTCCCAAGATTTAGGAAAACTTAATGAACTCGATTTTTGAAAGGAACGAAACGATTCGTCTCTCTCTAAATTCTCTATCAAGAAGGATTTACCCCGCAAATTCGAGGCACAAATCTTATCGATTCCCGTTCCTGGACCGAAGGAAAGTAAAAGAACCTTCTCTGCGCCGGACTGAAACTCTTTCGTACAAGCTTTCCAATCCAAAGGGTCGGCAACTACCATTCTCGCGAGAGATAACGCTATGCCGGTTTCTTCCTTTAGATTTTTTCCGTCTCGAGTATCGTATAACGGGATCTCCAAATCTTCCGGTTTCGGATCGAATCCGATCCGTTTTAAATCTTCTTCCAGGAGAACCGGAACTCTTCGCAATAACTGGCAGTGAAAGGGCGCCGAAATATTGAGGAACATCCAAGAATCTAAATCGGGAAAACTAGAGCGCGATAGGATCTCCCGAAATTCCAATAACGATTCCGCTGATCCGCATAAAACGACGGAGCGCTCCGAATTTTGAAGACCGAGATAGACCGTATCCTCGGCAGTTCTTTCAGAATTAAATTTTTCTAAAATAGAAATAAGATGATTCACTTCGGCCTGAAGGGCTGCCATCGGAGACGGATGTTCGCCGGATTTTATGAATCTTTTGTAAGAAGCGTCGATCTCCAGTATCGGAAATTCTTCTTGCGAGCGTATCGCTAAGTGTAATATAGCTCGGAGTACGAGAGAAAGGTTTTTAAGGAATGATTCCCTATTTTTGGAAACGGAAAGCAGAAGCCCTGCATAAACTCCCTGAGAATGACCGCAAATTCCGGAAACATTCGATCTTAGTAATTCCCAGTGCCCCTCTTCTTTTAGAAATCGGAATAAACCTGCAGCTTGAGTGATGAATATTAACGGTACGCTATAAGAGCAGAGAGATAATTGGGATGAAGTCGGCGTAAGTTCCGGCTGCTTTAACCATTCGGATAGATGGAATCCCTGTGGAAGACAGGCATTGGCTCTATCCTTGGTTAAGGTAGCGAACTCTTCTTCTAGCGTGGTAAAAACGACTTCGAAAAAATCCTTATGGAAGTTTCCTTCCTCATAGAACGACCGAAGTTCAGGTAATGCATCCGAACCTTGTCCGCCGAAGATCGAAAATACTTTAGATTTATTTAAAGATAGAAATTTGAAGATCGATAGCGGTTCTTCGATAAAAGCATGCGTACTAGTATAATTCGCTTTCATTTTAACATCCAAGGATGCTGAAATCGTTTAAAATTCAACCATCCAAGTTTAGTGGTCTTTCGCTATAGCGAATTTCAAGAAAAAAATGAATTCCTGTCGTTAAAAATTAAATACGAAGAATTGAACACCGTTCTTAATGATTTAGCGATTGCTACAACTCAATGTTTTTCTTAATTTCTAATTTGTTTGTACACAATTTAAGCTAACGAACGATAGTTAACTAACATCGGTTAGTTAACTATCGTTCGTTAAATTTAAAAAGAAAAATAAATAAACCGTAATGTAATCCTGGAATAATCTTTTGTTATCGATGGGAAGATGATTTGAGTAAACATTCATATTTCGTAAGAATTACGAAATTATAAAATAATGGACCTCTTTAGCTTTGACTGAAGTATCATGATTCTATCCTTCGTCGACTTTTAAGAAGAATGCTTAAATGGATTTTTTTTGATTGAGGTCGGCCGCGGATCGGCAGGAGGACTATTTGCGGATCGAGAGTTCGAACGATTCTTGAATCAAGCCGGTAGGAAGCATTAAGACTTTTCCGGCTTTCAAAGGAACTTTAGGAACCATGAAGCTGATTCCTGCAAAGGTCGGTAACACTAATCGACTTATCGCCATGACTCCGAAGACGTCGAAACCCGTTGTTGCAATTACCTTAATTCCCTTAAAACCGTCTTTGTGAATGCGTCGGATCAACCATAAACCCGACGTTTGGGTTTCCATGGTAATATCGGTAATCACAGCGGAGAGTTTATCCTTATTCTTCGCATAATATTCCCATCCTTGCGCGGCGTCGACTGCGCGAAGAACGTCGCATTTCAGATTTTCCAAATATGTCTTTAGATTATTGGCATATCGGTCGTTATCGTCGACTACTAGTATTAAAGGCTTCAAGGCAAAATTCCCGCTCCCGCATATTGGTTATCGGTTAGTTTACGATAAATTCCGTTTTGATCCATTAGTGAAATATGATTTCCCTCTTCGACAATGCGCCCATTATCCATGACAATGATTCTGGGTATGTCTTTGATCGTAGATAAACGATGCGCAATTACGAATGTGGTTCGATTCGCGAATAACCGACGGAGTGCGTCGCTTACCAAGCGTTCCGACTCCACATCCAATGCAGAGGTCGCTTCGTCTAAAATCATAATTTCAGGATTTCGTAATAAGGCTCTCGCTATTACGAGACGTTGGCGTTGTCCTCCGGATAAGTTTAAACCTCTGACACCTAGAATGCTATCGTATCCTCGATCCATTTTTTTAATGAAATCGTGGGCGTGCGCCAATCTGGCGGCTCGGATCACGTCTTTACGATTCGCTCCAGGTCTTCCGTATGAAATATTATCCATTACGGTTCCGTGAAAAAGAAAGATATCTTGGGTTACGATGCCGATTTTTTTACGCAAATCGGATAAGGAAAGATCTTTGATATTAAAACCGTCGAATTCTATGAAGCCGGAGCTAGGGTCGAAAAATCTAGGTATCAAATCCATTAAGGTGGATTTTCCGCAGCCGCTTGCCCCGACGATTGCGATCGTTTCGCCAACCTTAACGTTCAAATTAATGTCTTTTAAAACTTCGGT is part of the Leptospira broomii serovar Hurstbridge str. 5399 genome and harbors:
- a CDS encoding response regulator, whose translation is MKPLILVVDDNDRYANNLKTYLENLKCDVLRAVDAAQGWEYYAKNKDKLSAVITDITMETQTSGLWLIRRIHKDGFKGIKVIATTGFDVFGVMAISRLVLPTFAGISFMVPKVPLKAGKVLMLPTGLIQESFELSIRK